A window of the Pseudoalteromonas sp. A25 genome harbors these coding sequences:
- a CDS encoding baseplate assembly protein, which translates to MRVFNLLDMSKVPLPDTITELDFEQKLSQLKQKLLEQYPQYKDALSLESEPMSVLLEMMAYQQTLFDSKLNNAIKGNMLASATGNDLEAIAARYNLARQADESDERFRRRIQMVFEGLNTAGSKQAYQFHALSADSRVKDVYVTSPEPCDIHLTILSHEQDGVPSTDLMNTLHQHFGLTIDGNIAKEASKVRPLGDRVTISGPQLKRFDLEVSINIAPGPAASAVEQTVRAALAQYLAKQSLLGRDINQMGLFAALNQPGVESGQIISPSEDIVVAADEVALCERIKVNTHVALGE; encoded by the coding sequence ATGCGCGTTTTTAATTTATTAGATATGTCTAAGGTGCCGTTACCTGACACCATTACAGAGTTGGATTTTGAACAAAAGCTATCACAGCTAAAGCAAAAACTGCTGGAACAATACCCACAGTATAAAGACGCATTGAGCTTAGAGTCAGAGCCTATGTCGGTATTGCTTGAAATGATGGCATATCAACAAACGCTGTTCGATAGCAAATTAAACAACGCTATCAAGGGCAATATGTTAGCAAGTGCTACAGGTAATGATTTAGAGGCGATTGCTGCAAGGTACAATTTAGCTAGACAAGCCGATGAATCGGATGAGCGTTTTCGTCGGCGTATTCAAATGGTGTTTGAAGGGTTAAATACCGCAGGCAGTAAGCAAGCCTATCAATTTCATGCTTTGTCTGCTGATTCTCGGGTAAAAGATGTATATGTAACAAGCCCAGAGCCTTGTGATATTCACCTAACTATTTTAAGCCACGAGCAAGATGGGGTGCCATCAACTGATTTGATGAATACCTTACATCAACACTTTGGATTAACCATCGATGGCAACATTGCCAAAGAGGCGTCAAAAGTACGCCCGCTAGGCGATAGAGTGACAATCTCTGGCCCACAGCTAAAGCGTTTTGATTTAGAGGTGTCGATAAATATTGCACCAGGGCCTGCTGCATCGGCAGTTGAGCAAACGGTCAGAGCTGCGCTTGCACAGTATCTAGCAAAACAAAGTTTGTTAGGTAGAGATATAAATCAAATGGGGCTGTTTGCAGCGCTTAATCAGCCGGGGGTTGAAAGCGGGCAAATTATCAGCCCATCAGAGGATATTGTGGTGGCGGCCGATGAGGTTGCACTGTGCGAGCGCATAAAAGTAAATACCCACGTGGCTTTGGGGGAGTAA